The Halalkalibaculum roseum genome window below encodes:
- a CDS encoding NADH-quinone oxidoreductase subunit C translates to MSDIFEYLNTTFEEGLSYNEAETGQSWVLVSAPTIKEVCKFLRDDEELRFNYLMCLSGVHYPKENELEAVYHLHSTIHGHTLVLKVRVPEEEPHVPSVESIWKTANWHEREAYDLVGIHFEGHPDLRRILTPQDWEGHPLRKDYEQQESYRGVTTGI, encoded by the coding sequence ATGAGTGACATATTCGAATACCTGAATACTACATTTGAGGAGGGACTCTCCTATAACGAAGCGGAAACCGGACAGTCGTGGGTCCTTGTCTCTGCACCTACTATAAAGGAGGTTTGCAAATTTTTGAGAGATGATGAAGAGCTCCGGTTTAATTACCTCATGTGCTTGAGCGGTGTTCACTACCCAAAGGAAAACGAACTGGAAGCGGTGTATCATCTGCATTCTACAATACATGGACATACCCTGGTACTGAAAGTTAGAGTTCCGGAAGAGGAGCCCCATGTGCCTTCTGTTGAATCCATTTGGAAAACAGCAAACTGGCATGAACGTGAAGCCTACGATTTGGTGGGTATTCATTTTGAAGGTCATCCGGACCTCCGGCGCATACTTACCCCACAAGACTGGGAAGGGCACCCGCTTAGAAAAGACTACGAACAACAGGAATCATACCGGGGAGTGACCACAGGAATCTAA
- a CDS encoding NADH-quinone oxidoreductase subunit D, translating into MKTEVLTQEADKRTMTINMGPQHPSTHGVLRLEVTVDGEVVKKAKPDIGYLHRCFEKYAESLGDYAKVVPYTDRIDYVSAINQEMGYVIAVEKLLELEIPERVEYMRVILAELQRIASHLLGIGTFGLDLGAFTPFLYCFIEREKILRILEKASGARLLYNYICIGGLMRDIPDDFKTETREFISSFRPKIDELNELLTTNSIFIDRTANIGVLPEEVALNYGASGPMLRGSGVSWDIRKNDTYSIYDRFEFDIPVGSGEVGTTGDCWDRYIVRVREMIESLKIIEQALDQMPDEGDVQEAVPRRVRPKEGEVYVRTETPRGELGYYIVSDNSSGPYRVKARTPSFVNLSILPAISKGALVSDLVAIVGSIDIVLGGVDR; encoded by the coding sequence ATGAAGACCGAAGTATTGACACAAGAAGCTGATAAGAGGACGATGACCATAAATATGGGTCCACAGCACCCTTCTACTCACGGTGTGCTGCGCCTCGAGGTAACGGTAGATGGCGAAGTGGTGAAAAAGGCCAAGCCCGACATCGGATACCTGCATCGCTGCTTCGAAAAATATGCAGAATCTCTGGGTGACTATGCAAAGGTTGTTCCCTATACCGACCGCATCGACTACGTATCAGCCATTAACCAGGAAATGGGCTATGTCATTGCCGTCGAAAAACTGCTGGAATTGGAAATACCCGAAAGGGTGGAATATATGCGGGTGATTCTGGCTGAACTGCAACGTATTGCAAGTCACCTTCTGGGTATCGGTACCTTCGGGCTGGACCTCGGTGCCTTCACCCCTTTCCTCTACTGCTTTATCGAAAGGGAAAAGATTCTTCGAATTCTGGAAAAAGCAAGCGGTGCCCGCCTGCTCTACAATTACATCTGCATCGGTGGATTGATGCGTGACATACCGGATGATTTCAAAACCGAAACACGGGAGTTTATTAGCTCTTTCCGCCCAAAAATCGATGAGCTAAACGAACTGCTCACCACTAATAGCATTTTTATTGACCGAACTGCAAATATCGGTGTACTGCCTGAGGAAGTAGCGCTTAATTACGGGGCTTCCGGTCCCATGTTGCGCGGGTCAGGCGTTTCCTGGGATATCCGAAAAAATGATACCTATTCCATCTACGATCGCTTTGAATTCGATATCCCTGTCGGCAGCGGCGAAGTAGGCACTACGGGAGATTGCTGGGACCGTTACATCGTGCGGGTTCGCGAGATGATTGAGAGTCTTAAGATCATTGAACAAGCCCTCGATCAAATGCCCGATGAAGGAGATGTGCAGGAAGCCGTACCGAGAAGAGTACGTCCTAAGGAGGGTGAAGTCTATGTTCGTACCGAGACCCCAAGAGGCGAGCTGGGATATTATATCGTAAGTGATAATTCCTCCGGCCCCTATCGCGTGAAAGCCCGAACACCCAGCTTTGTGAACCTGAGCATTTTACCTGCTATTTCAAAAGGGGCGCTGGTATCTGACCTGGTTGCCATAGTAGGAAGTATTGACATTGTATTAGGAGGAGTGGATCGATGA